A DNA window from Hydrogenophaga taeniospiralis contains the following coding sequences:
- the gspE gene encoding type II secretion system ATPase GspE, whose protein sequence is MAALTALAAGRIPYLFARRHGVLLHPAEGGDPVLWVCKGTPVAALAEVRRAVGPQVPVRVVPDDEFSQALTSVYADGADSAASIVDTAGQEVNLDQLVNDLPPVEDLLASDGDAPVIRLINALIAQAVREGASDIHIEPEEQRTVVRMRRDGELVEVLAPHRALHAAMSSRIKILAQLDIAEKRLPQDGRIAIRLAGKTVDVRVSTVPTSHGERVVMRLLDKDPKRMDLAVLGMAPDTLASFDTAIHAPHGIVLVTGPTGSGKTTTLYGALMRMNSRNRNIMTVEDPVEYDLAGIGQVQIHSRIDMTFARALRALLRQDPDVVMIGEIRDLETAQIAIQASLTGHLVLATVHTNDSVSAITRLVDMGVEPFLLASSLIGVLAQRLVRQLCPHCKEPDPVYADAVSEEQGRPFRPRGCPACRGTGYSGRLGIYEWLSMDDRLRRLVHDGAGEHVLRDSAREHNGLRLLQEDGQRWVRAGVTSVDELMRVAGDR, encoded by the coding sequence ATGGCGGCACTGACTGCGTTGGCCGCTGGCCGCATTCCGTACCTGTTCGCGCGTCGCCATGGGGTGCTGCTGCATCCCGCCGAGGGCGGCGATCCGGTGCTGTGGGTGTGCAAAGGCACCCCCGTGGCGGCCCTGGCCGAAGTCCGCCGCGCGGTGGGGCCGCAGGTGCCGGTGCGGGTGGTGCCCGACGACGAGTTCTCCCAGGCGTTGACCTCGGTGTACGCCGATGGCGCGGACAGCGCCGCGTCCATCGTGGACACCGCGGGCCAGGAGGTGAACCTGGACCAACTGGTCAACGACCTGCCACCGGTGGAAGACCTGCTGGCCAGCGATGGCGACGCGCCGGTGATCCGCCTGATCAACGCACTGATCGCCCAGGCTGTGCGCGAGGGCGCGTCGGACATCCACATCGAGCCCGAGGAGCAGCGCACCGTGGTGCGCATGCGCCGCGACGGCGAGCTGGTGGAGGTGCTGGCGCCCCACCGCGCGCTGCACGCGGCCATGTCCTCGCGCATCAAGATCCTGGCGCAGCTGGACATTGCCGAAAAGCGGTTGCCGCAAGACGGCCGCATCGCCATCCGGCTGGCGGGCAAGACGGTGGACGTGCGGGTGTCCACGGTGCCCACGTCGCACGGCGAGCGGGTGGTGATGCGCCTGCTGGACAAGGACCCCAAGCGCATGGACCTGGCCGTGCTGGGCATGGCGCCCGACACGCTGGCCAGCTTTGACACCGCCATCCACGCGCCGCACGGCATCGTGCTGGTGACCGGCCCCACCGGTTCGGGCAAGACCACCACGCTCTACGGAGCGTTGATGCGCATGAACTCGCGCAACCGCAACATCATGACGGTGGAAGACCCGGTCGAATACGACCTGGCGGGCATCGGGCAGGTGCAGATCCATTCGCGCATCGACATGACGTTTGCGCGCGCCTTGCGTGCCCTGCTGCGGCAAGACCCGGACGTGGTGATGATCGGCGAGATCCGCGACCTGGAAACCGCGCAGATCGCCATCCAGGCCAGCCTGACGGGCCACCTGGTGCTGGCCACGGTGCACACCAACGACTCGGTCAGTGCCATCACCCGACTGGTGGACATGGGGGTGGAGCCGTTCCTGCTGGCGTCCAGCCTGATCGGGGTGCTGGCGCAGCGCCTGGTGCGCCAGTTGTGCCCGCATTGCAAGGAGCCTGATCCGGTGTACGCGGATGCCGTCAGCGAAGAGCAGGGCCGCCCATTCCGGCCGCGCGGCTGCCCGGCGTGCCGGGGCACCGGCTATTCGGGGCGGTTGGGCATTTACGAATGGTTGAGCATGGACGACCGGCTGCGCCGCCTGGTCCATGACGGCGCGGGCGAGCACGTGCTGCGCGACAGCGCGCGTGAGCACAATGGATTGCGCCTGCTGCAGGAAGACGGGCAGCGCTGGGTGCGCGCGGGCGTGACTTCGGTCGATGAGCTGATGCGCGTGGCTGGGGACCGATGA
- the gspD gene encoding type II secretion system secretin GspD: MNFRKLLCGAGLGLWCLSALANDDAVTLNLANAEISGVLKFASELTGKMFILDPKVKGNVNVVSAAPMPRSLVYPTLVAALRLQGFAAVDDGKVVRILPEADARQQSVGLGPGDGLSGRDTITTRMFQLKYEAAQAVGAAIKPLLNNAATVVASTANNTLVVTDYAQNLKRLEVVLGAIDVPGMGLPAMVPLSYATATELAPIIQNLMTDGPAQPGAGSGAAAAGGASAGNAVAGDGFAVYAEPHSNSLLIRSSSPGKLLRAQQLIKQVDRPEAGGNIEVIYLKNAVASEVAQMLRAVLSADQSTAKAAGSLSGESNASSALSANRQSGLTSGGNTGGNTSSAAGASGASSSGGGGGWQTAGGLVQGSYVQADVANNAILISAPNIVIERLRKVIRQMDLRRAQVYVEALIAEVSSDTAAQFGFQWQALGGLDKAVDGTRLVGGTSFPAANTGILNMAKTPTGAGAGLSLGVANGTITLPNGDIITNLLALATFLETSNSGNILSTPNLMTLDNQEAQIMIGQDVPIVTGSYSSTASSATVTPFQTFDRRKVGLSLRILPQVSEGGMVRMKIIQEASSVVPSSLSNASGPTINTRTIETAVQVQDGGLIVLGGLLQDSLSDVENKVPGLGDVPLLGGLFRHTSKARTKTNLLVFIRPKTLRSAEADAALSMDRYAYIQGLQKAANEAVKQEAGPLLSPMGLKTSTSLSTVPAQAAPAAEPAAPMTESR; encoded by the coding sequence ATGAATTTTCGCAAGTTGCTTTGTGGCGCAGGCCTGGGTTTGTGGTGTCTGAGCGCGCTGGCCAACGACGATGCGGTCACGCTCAATCTGGCCAACGCAGAGATATCGGGGGTGTTGAAATTCGCCTCCGAGCTCACCGGCAAGATGTTCATCCTGGACCCGAAGGTCAAGGGCAATGTGAACGTGGTGTCGGCGGCGCCCATGCCGCGCTCGCTGGTGTACCCCACCCTGGTCGCCGCTCTGAGGCTGCAGGGGTTTGCCGCGGTGGACGATGGCAAGGTGGTGCGCATCCTGCCGGAGGCCGACGCGCGTCAGCAGTCCGTGGGCCTGGGTCCGGGGGACGGCCTGTCGGGGCGCGACACCATCACGACGCGGATGTTCCAGTTGAAGTACGAGGCGGCCCAGGCCGTGGGGGCGGCGATCAAGCCTTTGCTGAACAACGCCGCCACCGTCGTCGCCTCCACGGCCAACAACACGCTGGTGGTCACCGACTATGCGCAGAACCTGAAACGGCTGGAGGTGGTGCTGGGGGCCATCGACGTGCCGGGCATGGGCCTTCCGGCGATGGTGCCCCTGAGCTACGCCACGGCTACCGAGCTGGCCCCCATCATCCAGAACCTGATGACCGATGGCCCGGCACAGCCAGGCGCTGGCTCAGGCGCAGCCGCGGCGGGCGGCGCTTCGGCGGGCAACGCGGTGGCGGGTGACGGGTTTGCCGTGTACGCCGAGCCGCACAGCAACAGCCTGCTGATCCGCAGCAGTTCGCCGGGCAAGCTGCTGCGGGCGCAACAGCTCATCAAGCAGGTGGACCGCCCGGAGGCCGGCGGCAACATCGAGGTGATCTACCTGAAGAACGCGGTGGCCAGCGAGGTGGCGCAGATGCTGCGGGCGGTTCTGTCCGCCGACCAGAGCACCGCCAAGGCGGCGGGTTCCTTGTCGGGGGAGAGCAACGCCAGCTCGGCGCTGAGCGCGAACCGACAGTCTGGCCTGACCTCCGGTGGCAACACGGGGGGCAACACCTCCTCCGCTGCGGGCGCCTCGGGCGCCAGCAGCAGCGGCGGTGGCGGTGGCTGGCAAACCGCCGGTGGGCTGGTGCAGGGCAGCTACGTCCAGGCGGACGTGGCCAACAACGCCATCCTGATCAGTGCGCCCAACATCGTGATCGAGCGGCTGCGCAAGGTCATCCGGCAGATGGATCTGCGCCGCGCTCAGGTCTATGTGGAGGCCCTGATTGCGGAGGTGAGCAGCGACACGGCGGCGCAGTTCGGCTTCCAGTGGCAGGCCCTGGGCGGCCTGGACAAAGCGGTTGACGGCACCCGCTTGGTGGGCGGCACCAGTTTCCCCGCCGCCAATACCGGCATCCTGAACATGGCCAAGACCCCGACGGGGGCCGGGGCGGGCCTGAGCCTGGGTGTGGCCAACGGGACCATCACCCTGCCCAATGGAGACATCATCACCAACCTGCTGGCCCTGGCCACGTTTCTGGAGACCTCCAACAGCGGCAACATCCTGTCCACACCCAACCTGATGACGCTGGACAACCAGGAGGCGCAGATCATGATCGGGCAGGACGTCCCGATCGTCACCGGCAGCTATTCGTCGACCGCGTCGTCGGCCACGGTCACGCCGTTCCAGACCTTCGATCGGCGCAAGGTGGGGCTGTCCCTGCGCATCCTGCCCCAGGTGTCCGAAGGGGGCATGGTCCGCATGAAGATCATCCAGGAGGCCTCTTCCGTGGTGCCGAGCTCGCTGAGCAACGCCTCGGGCCCGACCATCAACACCCGCACCATTGAAACGGCGGTGCAGGTGCAGGACGGCGGCCTGATCGTGCTGGGCGGCCTGTTGCAGGACAGCCTGAGCGACGTGGAAAACAAGGTGCCCGGTCTGGGCGACGTGCCGCTGCTCGGCGGCTTGTTCCGCCACACCAGCAAGGCGCGCACCAAGACCAACCTGCTGGTGTTCATCCGCCCCAAGACCTTGCGCTCCGCCGAGGCGGATGCAGCCCTGTCCATGGACCGGTACGCCTACATCCAGGGGTTGCAGAAGGCGGCCAATGAGGCGGTCAAACAGGAAGCCGGCCCCTTGCTGAGCCCGATGGGCCTGAAAACCAGTACCTCGCTCAGCACGGTGCCCGCGCAAGCCGCCCCCGCGGCGGAGCCCGCCGCGCCCATGACCGAGTCGAGGTAG
- a CDS encoding type II secretion system protein N has translation MHWNFHGLLRLHGRLGWSPHDGLSWAVQGLACMAVAWILAQSVWWLATPGGTVLPAKASSTLLEQSHRVTARHFFDVEAAQQPASDDGENAPPGGIDPRWRLLGTYVNAGGGSRALLALEGSAEVVVAQIGDQLPSGHTVVDVLSERIVLDKNAQRGELTLRPAAQDGRGQEPPGNPFGFSPPPPEGAAPFNKDSR, from the coding sequence ATGCACTGGAATTTTCATGGCCTCCTCCGGTTGCATGGTCGGCTGGGTTGGTCTCCCCATGACGGCTTGTCGTGGGCGGTGCAAGGCCTGGCCTGCATGGCCGTGGCCTGGATCCTTGCCCAATCTGTCTGGTGGCTGGCAACGCCTGGCGGCACGGTTCTGCCAGCCAAAGCATCGTCCACACTGTTGGAGCAGAGCCATCGTGTGACGGCGCGCCACTTTTTCGACGTGGAAGCTGCGCAGCAGCCCGCCAGCGACGATGGCGAAAACGCACCTCCCGGCGGCATTGATCCCCGCTGGCGATTGCTGGGCACGTATGTGAACGCCGGCGGTGGCAGCCGCGCCTTGCTCGCCCTGGAAGGCAGTGCCGAGGTGGTGGTTGCCCAGATCGGGGACCAACTGCCGTCCGGCCACACCGTGGTGGATGTGCTGTCTGAACGTATCGTGCTGGACAAAAACGCACAGCGCGGCGAGTTGACTCTGAGGCCTGCGGCCCAAGACGGGCGAGGGCAGGAGCCGCCCGGGAACCCCTTCGGGTTTTCCCCTCCGCCGCCAGAGGGGGCAGCCCCGTTTAACAAGGATTCCCGATGA